In Silurus meridionalis isolate SWU-2019-XX chromosome 7, ASM1480568v1, whole genome shotgun sequence, the genomic stretch CTGTAGATctcaacatctcaacatctcaaACATCATGACGCTTTAACGCAATTCTTTTTCAACAGcgctaattttattaacacgcgaTTAATTCAGCGTACATTTCAGTTTCAccgtttttaataataaaatataaataaatgtaaaagaggtgaaattaaaaccttaattattaatttaaggtacatttacaatataaaaaatgtttgtaatgcATCATAATAAGCAAATTAACTACTTATGTTTGATGAATATTTCAACAAATAATAACTATTgatattataaagaaataatcagtgcAACGCTGCTTCCTGCTGTATTTACATATAgaatttattgcatttgtcTAATGAtaagatgataaagatgatgttATTGATCTGCAGGAAAAGAACAAATGACGGCCTTGAaagtgaagaaagaaatgagaagtGAGTATTGATGGAACATTTTCAAGgttcagaaaataaatagaataacaaagaaaataaacaatgttttattagtagtagaatAACAATAAGGATAaataataacacttttttttttttttacagcgaTGCTCCATTAACACAGGAGAAGGAAAATGGCGAAAACAACGCAGACGTTTGGAAATTTaccactgataataataatatcatagaTTTTGTTAGATTTAtgaatttaacaaatattttaagttttCTTGAAACCaattatctaaaaaaagaattattacaaaatgataaaaggatcttttttggaaatgtagataatacatttttggaaatgctcaataagaaaacagaaaaatatataaataaaaataaaaatcgccaacatgcatttgtttttttaaaaaaaaaggttgagggCGAGTATATTATAGATATAAAAGGTCCatataaaccaaaaaataagaaatataaacacAGTGAGGATTTCATTATGGAAGAAATAAAACCATTAATAAATAAGGATTTATCAGAAATATGGATCTATACATTGAATAATCCTTGTATAGGAAGAAAAAATCACCTTCCCTGCATGTATAATTTAATCAAGTTTTCTGAAAGATATCCTGATCTAAAAATGAATAttgttttttcaaaatattatatatttataaataatataaatcgAATACGTGATAAAGAAGAAATTAAAGCAAATGCAGGTCTAAGTGAAGAGCAAgaatcaaaatacaacaaagatttggttttaacctttttaaaaaactttcaGGGCCGTCGAAATCTGAAATTTTTCCATATGAATTTGGATAATCGGGCAATTTCACCAATTTTGCCAATTTGCCTACataatttgttacttttttgtagatttttttccaatttatatttttcatacttTATATTTCTTTGCTTCTTAAATTTTACCACACAATGattgtcaaacacacacacacacacacacacaaacacacacacacacacacacacacacacacacacacacacacacacacacacacaaacacacgcacacacacacacacacacacacacacacacacacacacacacacacacacaaacacacacacacacacacacacaaacacacgcacaaacacacacacacacacacacacacacacaaacacacacacacacacacacaaatacacacacacaaacacacacacacataaacacacacacaaacacacacaaacacacacacacaaacacacacacatatacacacacacacatacacacacacacacacacacagacacacagacacacacacacacacacatatacacacacacacacacacacacacacacacaaaacacaaacacacacacacacacacacacaaacacacacacacaaacacacacacacacacacacacacacacacacacacacacacacgcttgcaCTTTACTTTATCCTTTATCCAATATCACACTGATTTAACacctttcatacaacaataagttcacttaataatccatacccttctcttcctgtcaccctcttcctctctctctctctcttccctctctctctctctctctctctctctctctctctctctctctctctctctctctctttctctctctctctctctctctctctctctttctttctttctctctctctctctctctctctctctctctctctcgttaaacatgctcctgaggctccagtgaccactgttcctgcccctccccCCTTCGTGGAtattcccacttcgtccagatctgcctctggatagtgttctcttcgactggaggtcACTCTGTGCAgtttgggacggtttctcatcaacaccttgggtggttccatgaaattccggagtaagaacaggatctttgaggatggattagactgaagttaatgtcaacagtctcctacactgactcaggatacagtttcacttctgatcatcatcactgtaccctgcaacttTGTATAtttgcttcaaatggacatttggtgcaacccagatgaggatgggttccctcttgagtctggttcctctcaaggtttcttccttatgccatctcggggagtttttccttgccacagttgctcatcagggacaaacttacacttataaaaaacatcttcacttttaatcaccacattatctgtgtaaagctgctttgagacaatgttcattgttaaaagcgctatacaaataaaaatgaattaaattgaatttacaTGAAAATCATATAAAAGCACAGAGAGGTGAAATGCTCAAATCTGATTTGCCAGAACCTGATCATTACTTTCATTGTGACATCACGTATATGACAGGTTTATCGTGCTGAGTCTAATACGTTacagtttctatagtaacagctcacaCACGGGGACGAGGTCTGCGAACGCTCCgagaataaagagaaaaaatctCCTCAAATTGTGAACGTTTGGTAGTTTTGTTTCGTGTCAATCTGATTTCAGCCAAAACAACAGGAAGTAGTTCATCACATTTAGACGTTCCTGCATGCTGCATAGCTTTTGTTCGTTTGGACTTTAGgtcctgtttatttattctacaTCACCAGAGGATTGTGGGTGATAAGAGATGTGAGAATGCCAGTGCAAGATTAAAGCCTTACACAAGTTGGAAATGACCTTGGAAGTAAATAGAGTTCCTCTGTCTGAGTCAATATTCATGTTTTGCAAGGAGTCCAGGGTCACATGTGTAGACCAGGTCACACGACCTTCACCATGAGATGCTCCTAGTTTAACAATGCGGTAAGGAATGCTatgttggctttttttttactttatgtaaACATGTTATAAGATCCTCTCAGTGAttctttcatcatcatcatctttgatATTGCTACCGTTGCAAATGTTAATATACATGTCCCATGCACTTTTATTTCagcttacagtttttctcagttgctttggagcatttctctaatcatccttaagatttgcaaattagtaagtgcattctcgaaaaaatgtgtacaaacagcacaagaGAAAGATTAGAAagaatagaaaggaagacaaagagacgtggtggtggaatgaggaagtgcaggagagcataaagagaaagatgctggagaaacagaattgggatcgacagagtgatgagaaaagtaggcaggagaacaaggagatgcggcagcaggtaaagagggatgtggtgaaagtcaaggaaaaggcatatgaggagctgtatgagaagttggacactgaggaaggagaaaaggatttgtagcaattggccaggcagagggaccgagctgggaaggatgtgctgcaagttagagcaataaaggatggagatggaaatgtgttgactagtgaggagagtgtgttgagaagatagagggagtattttgagcagctgatgaacgcggaaaatgagagagggagaaggttggatggtgtggagatggtgaagcaggaagtggataggattagtaaggaggaagtgagagcagcgattacagtttttctcagttgctttggagcatttctcgaatcatccttaagatttgcaaatcagtaagtgcattctcaaaacaatgtgtacaaacagcacaatacattggatttcttgcaaaag encodes the following:
- the LOC124388722 gene encoding uncharacterized protein LOC124388722, with the protein product MVQEDLEESLVQKNPLIENKAEGSGEDESRPATHTSQPCTSSPAEADHKNPTTEKQQDGSPPEKRTNDGLESEERNENDAPLTQEKENGENNADVWKFTTDNNNIIDFVRFMNLTNILSFLETNYLKKELLQNDKRIFFGNVDNTFLEMLNKKTEKYINKNKNRQHAFVFLKKKVEGEYIIDIKGPYKPKNKKYKHSEDFIMEEIKPLINKDLSEIWIYTLNNPCIGRKNHLPCMYNLIKFSERYPDLKMNIVFSKYYIFINNINRIRDKEEIKANAGLSEEQESKYNKDLVLTFLKNFQGRRNLKFFHMNLDNRAISPILPICLHNLLLFCRFFSNLYFSYFIFLCFLNFTTQ